A single region of the Pontibacter kalidii genome encodes:
- a CDS encoding RimK family protein, which yields MRKIIIVDYPKDWEEAIEDTEVVDAQTYLTSSTYTDIRSARIFNLCRSHRYQSAGYYVSLLAEARGHKPIPSVTTMQDLKSPTIVRAITVEMEDLIQKSLSGLRSDSFTLSIYFGQNLAQKYEKLCKALHDHFQAPLLRAQFVYKDNWVLQSISQVPINEVQEEHRKYLKSYAKAYFARQRFSGARINRKAYDLAILIDPQEKAPPSNERAIQHFVDAADSMGFYTELITKDDYRRLPEFDALFIRETTAVNHHTYRFARKAFADGLVVIDDPVSILRCTNKVYLAELLAKAKVPIPKTMIIHKDNRKQVEDELGLPCVLKLPDSSFSQGVVKAKNKEELKEELNKMLETSELIIGQEYTPTDFDWRIGVLDKQPLYACKYYMAKGHWQIYNWNGKKQDEEGDGEVIPFEQVPFHVLHTALKAANLIGNGLYGVDVKEIDGKAYVIEVNDNPSIDAGVEDKILKKELYTAIIKSIKQRIDNHKNGNGRTEG from the coding sequence ATGCGAAAAATAATTATAGTCGACTATCCCAAGGACTGGGAGGAGGCGATAGAAGATACCGAGGTAGTCGATGCCCAGACCTACCTTACCAGTTCTACTTACACCGATATTCGCAGCGCGCGCATCTTTAACCTGTGCCGCTCGCACCGCTACCAGAGCGCCGGGTATTACGTGTCGCTGCTGGCCGAGGCGCGGGGCCACAAGCCCATCCCCAGTGTTACCACTATGCAGGACCTGAAAAGCCCCACCATTGTGCGCGCCATTACCGTGGAGATGGAGGACCTGATCCAAAAGAGCCTCTCCGGGCTGCGCTCCGATAGCTTTACGCTGAGCATCTACTTCGGTCAGAACCTGGCCCAGAAGTATGAGAAGCTGTGCAAGGCCCTACACGACCACTTCCAGGCGCCGCTGCTGCGGGCGCAGTTTGTCTACAAGGATAACTGGGTGCTGCAGAGCATCTCGCAGGTGCCGATCAACGAGGTGCAGGAGGAGCACCGCAAATACCTGAAGAGCTACGCCAAGGCTTACTTTGCGCGCCAGCGTTTCTCCGGTGCCCGCATCAACCGCAAAGCCTATGATCTGGCTATACTAATAGATCCACAGGAAAAAGCGCCGCCATCGAACGAGCGGGCCATTCAGCACTTCGTGGACGCCGCCGATAGCATGGGCTTTTACACCGAGCTGATCACCAAGGACGATTACCGCCGCCTGCCGGAGTTCGACGCGCTCTTTATCCGGGAGACGACGGCTGTGAACCACCATACCTATCGCTTTGCCCGAAAAGCCTTCGCCGACGGGCTGGTGGTGATCGATGACCCGGTATCCATCCTGCGGTGCACCAACAAGGTATACCTGGCCGAGTTGCTGGCGAAGGCAAAAGTTCCTATTCCAAAAACCATGATCATCCACAAGGATAACCGCAAGCAGGTAGAGGATGAGCTGGGGCTGCCCTGCGTGCTCAAACTGCCCGACAGCTCCTTCTCGCAGGGCGTGGTGAAGGCCAAGAATAAAGAGGAGCTGAAGGAGGAACTGAACAAGATGCTGGAGACCTCGGAGTTGATCATAGGGCAGGAGTACACGCCCACCGACTTCGACTGGCGCATCGGGGTGCTGGACAAGCAGCCGCTTTATGCCTGCAAGTACTACATGGCCAAAGGGCACTGGCAGATCTACAACTGGAATGGCAAGAAGCAGGACGAGGAGGGCGACGGCGAGGTGATCCCCTTTGAGCAGGTGCCGTTTCATGTGCTGCACACGGCCCTGAAAGCGGCCAACCTGATCGGGAACGGGCTTTACGGTGTGGATGTGAAAGAGATAGACGGCAAGGCCTACGTAATTGAGGTGAACGACAACCCTAGTATAGATGCCGGGGTAGAGGATAAGATCCTGAAAAAGGAGCTTTATACCGCCATCATCAAATCAATAAAGCAACGCATAGACAACCACAAGAATGGAAACGGCAGAACCGAAGGATAG
- a CDS encoding carboxylate-amine ligase — protein sequence METAEPKDSTKKTLHLFEGFGVELEYMIVQQGSLQVLPITDKLIYDEVGEYLSDVEFGDIAWSNELVLHVVELKTQGPVQSLARLQEKFQAHVHKINRMLEKYDAMLLPTGAHPLMNPYTDTKLWPHEHNAVYEAYNRIFDCRGHGWANLQSTHLNLPFYDDAEFEKLHAAIRVLLPIMPALSASTPILDAAVTGLADARLEVYRQNQRKLPRITGKVIPEAVFTKADYEEQVLQPMYREVAPHDPEGTLQEEFLNSRGAIARFGRNTIEIRLLDIQECPVADMAVLQAVVTVLQTLIAERWVPLHDLKAWHEDRLSAIFLEVIAKGQEAILTDPGYIRLFGLECQESCTVGELWKHLVQEVLVLEDQPEVANALHVIVSRGNLSKRILDAVGDAPSEEKIREVYRQLAECLQKGSVFLPDTPC from the coding sequence ATGGAAACGGCAGAACCGAAGGATAGCACCAAAAAGACACTGCACCTCTTCGAGGGATTCGGGGTGGAACTGGAGTACATGATCGTGCAGCAGGGCAGCCTGCAGGTGCTGCCCATTACGGATAAGCTGATTTACGACGAGGTGGGCGAATACCTATCGGACGTGGAATTCGGCGATATTGCCTGGAGCAACGAGCTGGTGCTGCACGTGGTGGAACTGAAGACGCAGGGCCCCGTGCAAAGCCTGGCGCGGCTGCAGGAGAAGTTTCAGGCGCACGTGCACAAGATAAACCGGATGCTGGAGAAGTATGACGCTATGCTGCTGCCCACCGGTGCGCACCCGCTCATGAACCCCTACACCGACACCAAGCTGTGGCCGCACGAGCACAATGCCGTGTACGAAGCCTATAACCGTATCTTCGACTGTCGGGGCCATGGCTGGGCCAACCTGCAAAGCACGCACCTGAACCTGCCTTTTTACGATGATGCCGAGTTTGAAAAACTGCATGCCGCTATCCGGGTGCTGCTGCCTATCATGCCGGCGCTCAGCGCCTCCACGCCTATCCTGGATGCCGCAGTGACAGGGCTGGCCGACGCACGGCTGGAAGTATACCGACAGAACCAGCGGAAGTTGCCCCGCATCACAGGCAAAGTGATCCCGGAGGCTGTCTTCACGAAAGCTGACTACGAGGAGCAGGTGCTGCAGCCCATGTACCGCGAGGTGGCCCCGCACGACCCGGAGGGCACGTTGCAGGAGGAGTTCCTCAACTCGCGGGGCGCCATCGCCCGCTTCGGGCGCAACACGATTGAGATCCGCCTGCTGGATATACAGGAGTGCCCGGTGGCGGACATGGCGGTGCTGCAGGCTGTGGTGACGGTGCTGCAGACGCTCATAGCCGAACGCTGGGTGCCGCTGCACGACCTGAAAGCCTGGCACGAGGACCGGCTCTCCGCTATATTTTTAGAAGTGATTGCCAAAGGCCAGGAAGCCATACTGACTGATCCGGGTTACATCCGCCTGTTTGGCCTCGAATGTCAGGAGAGCTGCACTGTTGGGGAGCTCTGGAAGCACCTGGTGCAGGAGGTCCTGGTGTTGGAGGACCAGCCGGAGGTGGCCAATGCCTTACATGTTATTGTTTCCCGTGGCAACCTTTCCAAGCGGATACTGGACGCTGTAGGCGATGCGCCTTCAGAAGAAAAGATCCGGGAGGTGTACCGTCAGCTGGCGGAGTGCCTGCAGAAAGGGAGCGTTTTCTTACCTGATACACCATGCTAA
- a CDS encoding N-formylglutamate amidohydrolase gives MLKVLITCEHGGNDIPPAYAGLFTAEQELLQSHRGYDKGALQLLETLKVVADKTFHSTTSRLLVELNRSPHHKSLFSAISRGLPQREKEQILKEHYQPYRERVEELIEDLTMVGHQVLHISVHSFTPVLDGEERQADIGLLYDPRRRRERDFCRSWKKALKEQGPELVVRFNYPYLGIADGFPTYLRRRFTEEQYAGVELEVNQKFPERGGRQWEQVQQTILRSLKSIISAYKAEEGG, from the coding sequence ATGCTAAAAGTTTTAATTACCTGCGAGCACGGCGGCAACGATATCCCGCCGGCTTATGCAGGACTTTTTACCGCAGAGCAGGAGCTACTGCAGTCGCACAGAGGATATGATAAGGGCGCGCTGCAACTCCTGGAAACCTTGAAAGTAGTAGCCGATAAAACGTTTCACTCCACCACCTCGCGGCTGCTGGTGGAACTGAACCGCTCCCCGCACCACAAAAGCCTCTTCTCAGCTATCAGCCGGGGCCTTCCTCAGCGAGAGAAGGAGCAGATTCTGAAGGAGCACTACCAACCCTACCGCGAGCGGGTGGAGGAATTGATAGAAGACCTGACGATGGTAGGGCACCAGGTGCTGCATATTTCGGTGCACAGCTTTACCCCGGTGCTGGACGGGGAGGAGCGGCAGGCAGACATCGGCTTGCTCTACGACCCGAGGCGCAGGCGCGAACGCGATTTTTGCCGCTCCTGGAAAAAAGCGCTGAAGGAGCAGGGACCGGAGCTTGTGGTGCGTTTCAACTATCCGTACCTTGGCATTGCCGATGGCTTCCCGACTTACCTGCGCCGCAGGTTCACGGAGGAGCAGTACGCGGGCGTGGAGCTGGAGGTAAACCAGAAGTTCCCGGAAAGGGGCGGCAGGCAGTGGGAGCAGGTGCAGCAAACGATCCTGCGCAGCCTGAAAAGTATAATCTCAGCGTATAAAGCTGAGGAGGGAGGATGA
- a CDS encoding YqaE/Pmp3 family membrane protein, whose product MRIKNLLHLVVVLALGQFLFSCSSAEYYKFSPGKPEAYSTVKEKPAPAPEVAEVEPVAPSVAEIALAAAEEKEAAAAEPVLEATTKPAPAVAPRKSAAVVETPAAKEEVKLEEREMTVAEAEALAMAKERLADMTKAEKKELKKEVKEMMRQGGSRTSVVEIILAIILPPLAVFLHDGIGTSFWINIILTLLFVLPGIIHALLVVTDTI is encoded by the coding sequence ATGAGAATTAAGAATTTACTCCATTTGGTTGTGGTACTGGCATTAGGGCAATTCCTCTTTTCCTGTAGCTCAGCAGAATACTATAAGTTTTCACCGGGTAAGCCGGAGGCCTATAGCACGGTAAAAGAGAAGCCGGCCCCGGCTCCGGAGGTTGCCGAGGTGGAGCCCGTGGCCCCGTCTGTTGCTGAGATTGCCCTTGCCGCTGCCGAGGAGAAAGAGGCCGCCGCCGCTGAGCCAGTGCTGGAGGCCACCACCAAGCCAGCTCCTGCGGTTGCCCCACGCAAATCTGCAGCTGTGGTAGAGACCCCTGCCGCCAAAGAAGAGGTAAAACTGGAAGAGCGCGAGATGACCGTAGCAGAAGCCGAGGCGCTGGCCATGGCCAAAGAGCGCCTGGCCGACATGACCAAAGCGGAGAAAAAGGAACTGAAGAAGGAGGTGAAGGAAATGATGCGCCAAGGCGGGTCGCGCACCTCGGTAGTGGAGATTATACTTGCCATCATACTTCCGCCGCTGGCTGTGTTCCTGCACGACGGTATCGGCACTTCGTTCTGGATCAACATTATCCTGACGCTGCTGTTCGTGCTCCCGGGTATCATTCACGCCCTGCTAGTGGTAACAGACACGATCTAA
- a CDS encoding PAS domain-containing sensor histidine kinase — MQTQSIMIDKIQGEIFEKLISQTNRVVFSYDVEAGAITYLNKAFSYVWRRTPESVYSNPGIVFNLVHPEDREFLVQEYHELLQGIIKNNLEFRIILPDKSIKWLQLFPELLVLADGKKYVAGFLDDVTVARDNIGTLEKFGAKKNSILEILSHDLAGPLANIQALSDVLAQSTGQYQNAEVSKVIRIIRESSERSVRLIRDFVQQEFLESSHSGLLKKRINLVSKVDNIIEQYKEGEKHIQKDIRFTYSGTRFYALIDENKFMQVINNLFSNAIKFTPDNGVISIDLSEKEATILITVKDTGIGIPERYHGELFDKFTKARREGLRGEPSTGLGMSIIKTIVGWHNGRIWFESKENVGTTFYIELPKD; from the coding sequence GTGCAAACGCAATCTATCATGATCGACAAGATTCAAGGTGAAATATTTGAAAAGCTGATCTCCCAGACAAACAGAGTCGTTTTTTCTTATGATGTGGAGGCGGGTGCCATTACGTACCTGAACAAGGCATTCAGCTACGTTTGGCGGCGCACCCCGGAAAGCGTGTACAGCAACCCGGGTATTGTCTTCAACCTCGTTCATCCGGAGGACAGGGAATTCCTGGTGCAGGAATACCACGAACTGCTGCAGGGAATCATCAAGAATAACCTGGAGTTCAGAATCATACTTCCCGATAAATCCATAAAATGGCTACAGTTGTTCCCTGAGCTGCTGGTTTTAGCGGATGGCAAAAAGTATGTAGCCGGTTTTCTGGATGATGTTACGGTAGCCCGGGATAACATAGGTACCCTGGAGAAGTTTGGGGCCAAGAAAAATTCAATCCTGGAGATCCTGTCCCACGACCTGGCGGGTCCGCTGGCCAATATCCAGGCCCTGTCAGACGTGCTTGCGCAAAGTACAGGACAGTATCAGAATGCGGAGGTGAGCAAGGTGATCCGCATCATCCGGGAAAGCAGCGAGCGAAGCGTGCGCCTGATCCGTGACTTTGTGCAGCAGGAATTCCTGGAGTCCTCCCATTCCGGACTGCTCAAGAAAAGGATAAACCTCGTTTCCAAAGTAGACAACATCATCGAGCAGTACAAGGAAGGTGAGAAGCACATTCAGAAGGACATCCGGTTCACCTACTCGGGCACCAGGTTTTATGCCTTGATAGATGAAAACAAGTTTATGCAGGTCATCAACAACCTCTTCTCCAACGCCATTAAGTTTACCCCCGACAACGGCGTCATCTCCATCGACCTGAGCGAGAAAGAAGCCACTATACTGATAACGGTAAAGGATACCGGCATTGGCATCCCCGAACGCTACCATGGGGAGTTGTTCGATAAATTTACCAAGGCCAGGCGGGAAGGGCTACGGGGAGAACCATCCACAGGGCTGGGAATGTCTATCATCAAAACCATTGTGGGGTGGCACAACGGCCGCATCTGGTTTGAGAGCAAGGAAAATGTGGGAACTACCTTCTACATAGAACTACCGAAGGACTAA
- a CDS encoding J domain-containing protein: MEYKDYYKILGVQKNAPQADIKKAYRALAKKYHPDKNKDNPQAEERFKDISEAYEVLGDEEKRKQYDQLGANWRQFQQGGPAGQPYGGRPGGGFRGGDFSDMFGGGGGGGGFSDFFEQFFGGGARGGFGGGQRARKGQDYQADMEITLQEAFTGTSRLLNVNEQQLRITTKPGVADGQVLRIKGKGAPGPAGGDPGDLYINVHVLPDRRFERNGDDLTVSLPVDMYTAILGGEAQVNTMSGTLKLKIPAGTQSSKTLRLRGKGMPRYGHASQHGDLYVRIEVTLPTSLSAEERDLLERLRDLRKAKAA, translated from the coding sequence ATGGAATACAAGGACTACTATAAGATTCTGGGCGTACAGAAAAATGCACCGCAGGCAGATATAAAGAAGGCCTATCGTGCGCTGGCCAAGAAGTATCACCCTGACAAGAACAAGGACAATCCGCAGGCTGAGGAGCGGTTCAAAGACATTAGTGAGGCGTATGAAGTGCTGGGCGACGAGGAGAAGCGGAAGCAGTACGACCAGCTGGGCGCCAACTGGCGGCAGTTCCAGCAGGGTGGGCCCGCCGGGCAGCCCTATGGCGGACGGCCTGGTGGCGGCTTCCGGGGCGGTGACTTCAGCGATATGTTCGGAGGCGGTGGAGGAGGAGGTGGCTTCTCGGACTTCTTTGAGCAGTTTTTCGGCGGCGGTGCGCGCGGCGGCTTTGGTGGCGGCCAGCGAGCCCGGAAAGGCCAGGATTACCAGGCCGACATGGAAATTACGCTGCAGGAGGCCTTTACCGGCACCAGCCGCCTCCTGAATGTGAACGAGCAGCAGCTCCGGATAACTACCAAGCCCGGCGTGGCCGATGGGCAGGTGCTGCGCATCAAGGGGAAAGGGGCGCCCGGCCCGGCAGGAGGAGATCCCGGCGATTTATATATTAACGTACATGTGCTGCCTGACCGCCGCTTTGAGCGTAACGGGGATGACCTAACCGTATCGCTACCCGTGGATATGTATACCGCTATACTTGGCGGCGAGGCCCAGGTAAACACCATGAGCGGTACCCTGAAGCTGAAGATCCCGGCGGGGACCCAAAGCAGCAAAACGCTGCGGCTGCGGGGCAAGGGCATGCCGCGCTACGGGCACGCCAGCCAACACGGGGATCTTTACGTAAGAATAGAGGTAACGCTGCCTACCAGCCTGAGCGCCGAGGAGCGCGACCTGCTGGAGCGCCTCCGCGACCTGCGGAAAGCCAAGGCAGCGTAG
- a CDS encoding pseudouridine synthase produces MLEIIYEDAHYVAINKPNGLLVHRTRIAEEQKAFALQLLRDQLGYHLYPVHRLDRGTSGVLLFAKAPEAATPVVQAFEAREPDKTYFAIVRGYTPEAATIDNPIRPDKDHKHKAPQDAVTHYERLATVELPIPVGRYQTSRYSLVRIKPETGRMHQIRKHFAHIRHYIVGDKRHGDWRHNKMFLEELQSPYMLLHAAELYFKHPFTGEAVSIKAQLPHNTLRLCQQFGWSQVLAAQQALPQPLPQFTEC; encoded by the coding sequence GTGTTAGAGATAATTTATGAGGATGCGCATTATGTGGCTATTAACAAGCCGAATGGTTTGCTGGTGCACCGCACGCGCATAGCCGAAGAACAGAAGGCGTTTGCCCTGCAGCTGCTGCGCGACCAACTAGGCTATCACCTGTACCCGGTGCACCGCCTCGACCGAGGGACCTCCGGCGTGTTGCTCTTTGCCAAAGCACCGGAGGCGGCAACGCCGGTGGTGCAGGCCTTTGAGGCCCGCGAGCCCGATAAGACCTACTTTGCCATCGTGCGCGGCTACACACCCGAGGCCGCCACCATCGACAACCCCATCCGCCCCGATAAAGACCATAAGCACAAAGCGCCGCAGGATGCCGTGACGCATTACGAGCGACTGGCTACCGTAGAGTTGCCGATACCGGTTGGCCGCTACCAGACCTCTCGTTATAGTTTGGTAAGAATAAAGCCTGAAACTGGCCGTATGCACCAGATTCGCAAGCATTTTGCGCACATCCGGCACTACATTGTGGGCGATAAGCGCCATGGCGACTGGCGGCATAACAAAATGTTTTTGGAGGAGTTACAAAGCCCGTACATGCTGCTGCACGCCGCAGAGCTATACTTTAAGCACCCCTTCACGGGCGAGGCGGTAAGTATAAAAGCGCAGCTGCCGCACAACACGCTACGCCTCTGCCAGCAGTTTGGCTGGAGCCAGGTGCTGGCAGCGCAGCAAGCACTGCCGCAGCCGCTGCCACAGTTTACGGAGTGTTAA
- a CDS encoding STAS/SEC14 domain-containing protein, protein MDILRRDFATVTVYREGSLLEVTWHRQTTDEEFKEAYSLSLQTALQEELRYFLSDNSAGVNLVMAMQHWVSAYASGIIENLKIERYARVVPPDAFQEVVSYKMYECINQLKQNQLEFRVFYSKDEAYKWLLNGAQQRA, encoded by the coding sequence ATGGATATTCTGAGAAGGGACTTTGCAACAGTGACTGTTTACCGGGAAGGGAGCCTGCTAGAGGTAACATGGCACCGCCAGACCACCGACGAGGAATTTAAGGAAGCTTATTCGCTGAGCCTGCAAACTGCTCTGCAAGAGGAGCTGCGTTATTTCCTTTCGGATAACTCGGCTGGGGTAAACCTGGTGATGGCCATGCAGCACTGGGTATCGGCCTATGCTTCCGGCATCATTGAAAACCTTAAGATAGAGCGCTACGCCCGCGTAGTACCGCCCGATGCCTTCCAGGAGGTCGTATCCTATAAGATGTACGAATGCATCAACCAGCTAAAACAGAACCAGCTGGAGTTTCGGGTGTTTTATAGCAAAGACGAAGCCTATAAATGGTTGTTGAACGGAGCGCAGCAGCGCGCTTAA
- a CDS encoding GIY-YIG nuclease family protein — MQAQEPHYFVYIFGDQPRANVEIGVAGDLQKLSLAKAAPAPDASPTLQPAKLVYYEHYQVEDEALSREQQLKGESKDATIYLIESMNPNWLDLSDTLDD, encoded by the coding sequence ATGCAAGCACAGGAGCCACATTACTTTGTATACATATTTGGCGATCAACCGCGCGCGAATGTTGAAATAGGCGTAGCAGGAGACCTGCAAAAGCTCTCGCTTGCCAAGGCTGCGCCTGCTCCTGACGCAAGCCCCACGCTCCAGCCGGCCAAGCTGGTGTATTACGAGCACTACCAGGTAGAGGACGAGGCTCTGAGCAGGGAGCAGCAGCTAAAGGGGGAGAGCAAAGACGCGACCATTTACCTGATCGAGTCGATGAACCCGAACTGGCTGGACCTGAGCGACACGCTGGACGATTAA
- a CDS encoding cation diffusion facilitator family transporter gives MRKKIHSLGENIRLQLFVVLVGVVLLAAKFLAFILTNSNAILTDALESIINVVAGAFSLYSLVLSARPRDENHPYGHGKIEFVAATLEGALILVAGGAIIVKSILNLIKPIPLHQLDIGILLIAASGVVNYAVGYITERKGLQNNSLVLAAGGKHLKTDAYSTAGILIGLLLIYLTGMVWLDSAVAILFGLMIGYTGYRILRSSIAGIMDEADYELLQRIVQVLNQNRRPNWIDIHNLRVIKYGSTLHIDCHLTLPWYLNVQEAHDEVEAVADVVREKIDPSIELFIHTDPCIETSCAICTKDGCNVRRQQFQERVEWDFEKVIADRKHGLE, from the coding sequence TTGAGAAAAAAAATCCATAGCCTGGGCGAGAACATACGGCTGCAGTTGTTTGTGGTGCTGGTGGGAGTGGTGCTGCTGGCTGCTAAGTTCCTGGCGTTTATCCTAACCAACTCCAACGCCATCCTGACCGATGCGCTGGAGTCGATCATCAACGTGGTGGCAGGCGCTTTCTCACTTTACAGTCTGGTACTTTCCGCCCGCCCGCGCGACGAAAACCACCCCTACGGCCACGGCAAGATCGAGTTTGTGGCCGCCACGCTGGAGGGGGCACTTATCCTGGTGGCCGGTGGCGCCATCATCGTTAAATCCATTCTTAATTTGATTAAGCCGATCCCGCTGCACCAGCTCGACATCGGTATCCTGCTGATAGCAGCCTCTGGCGTGGTAAACTATGCGGTGGGCTACATCACAGAGCGAAAGGGCCTGCAAAACAACTCGCTGGTGCTGGCCGCGGGCGGCAAACACCTGAAAACCGATGCCTACTCCACGGCGGGTATACTGATCGGACTGCTGCTCATTTACCTCACCGGCATGGTGTGGCTCGATAGTGCAGTGGCGATTCTCTTTGGATTGATGATCGGGTACACCGGCTACCGCATTTTGCGTTCCTCCATCGCCGGCATTATGGATGAGGCCGATTATGAGCTGCTGCAGCGCATTGTGCAGGTGCTGAACCAGAATCGCCGCCCCAACTGGATAGACATCCACAACTTGCGCGTCATCAAGTATGGTTCTACCCTCCACATCGACTGCCATCTCACGCTGCCCTGGTACCTGAACGTGCAGGAGGCGCACGACGAGGTAGAGGCAGTGGCCGACGTGGTACGCGAAAAGATAGATCCCAGCATCGAGCTTTTTATTCATACCGACCCTTGTATTGAGACCTCCTGCGCCATTTGCACCAAAGATGGATGCAACGTGCGCCGTCAGCAGTTCCAGGAGCGGGTGGAGTGGGATTTCGAGAAAGTGATAGCAGACCGTAAGCACGGGTTAGAATAA
- a CDS encoding ketopantoate reductase family protein — MEKYKIAVVGIGGVGGYYGGKFAQRFAGDEKYEISFIARGAHKEKLEQEGLRLELDEEVQTVHPDRVTADPSSLGKLDLILFCVKSYGLAQVAEQLAETIGPDTVILPLLNGVESIAYLQQRFPEAQVLWGCVYIISSIKEPGVVQVQGKYNRLIWGNPRLPQQKLQQVKRLFDEAGINHEHYEQEVEEKVWEKFSFISPVASLTSLTHQPMGQIVEQPALRAQFQELTLELMEVARAKGVILPAELVKQNLAVVERMQQHVTSSMERDFAQGKETELENLTGYVVREAAKYGVPVPQYEQVYRELKG; from the coding sequence ATGGAAAAGTATAAAATAGCCGTTGTCGGCATAGGCGGTGTAGGAGGCTACTATGGTGGCAAGTTTGCACAGCGCTTTGCCGGCGATGAAAAGTATGAAATCAGCTTTATAGCCCGCGGAGCGCATAAAGAGAAGCTGGAGCAGGAAGGCCTGCGGTTGGAGCTGGATGAAGAGGTGCAGACGGTGCATCCTGACCGGGTAACTGCTGATCCATCGAGCCTTGGGAAGCTTGACCTTATACTTTTCTGCGTCAAAAGCTACGGGCTGGCACAGGTGGCCGAGCAGCTAGCTGAAACTATAGGTCCTGATACGGTTATACTTCCTTTGCTCAACGGCGTGGAAAGTATAGCATACCTGCAGCAACGGTTTCCGGAGGCGCAGGTGCTGTGGGGCTGCGTATACATCATCTCAAGTATAAAAGAACCTGGCGTGGTACAGGTGCAGGGCAAATATAACCGCCTGATCTGGGGGAATCCGAGGCTTCCACAGCAAAAGCTGCAGCAGGTGAAGCGCCTGTTTGATGAAGCCGGCATCAACCACGAGCACTACGAACAGGAAGTGGAAGAGAAAGTATGGGAGAAGTTCTCTTTCATCTCGCCGGTAGCCAGCCTCACGTCGCTTACGCACCAGCCGATGGGGCAGATCGTGGAGCAGCCTGCCCTGAGAGCGCAGTTTCAGGAACTGACGCTCGAGCTAATGGAGGTCGCCAGAGCCAAAGGTGTGATTCTGCCAGCTGAACTGGTGAAGCAAAATCTGGCGGTGGTGGAGCGTATGCAGCAGCATGTCACCTCCTCGATGGAGCGCGATTTTGCACAGGGTAAAGAGACAGAACTGGAAAACCTGACCGGCTATGTAGTGCGGGAGGCAGCGAAGTATGGCGTGCCTGTGCCACAGTATGAGCAGGTATACCGGGAGCTGAAAGGGTGA
- the dprA gene encoding DNA-processing protein DprA has protein sequence MVEEQNIYELAITRLPGVGAQLTRQLVSYCGSPKAVFEAPPVRLQKIPGVGPKLIQSIKENARGTLLQAEEWVKRAEAEEVQLLFYTSPRFPDRLKQIPDAPTLLYFRGNANLNQHRIISMVGTRQITSYGQAVTERIVEELKPFNVMIVSGLAYGVDVVAHRAALQAGLPTVGVMASGPETVYPAVHRKYAERMLSQGGLLTENPFGTKPDAPRFPARNRIIAGMSDCTIVVEAAMRSGTLITADIAHSYDKEVMAVPGNITSPVSEGTNHLIKSLKAVAYTSVQDLVELLNWDLEDEAAQKKKVSAPAFDPAEFNTDELKVLQVLQQTREEHMDNLSWKAQVPVSLLASVLLGLEFKGMVKALPGKRFMLL, from the coding sequence ATGGTAGAGGAACAGAATATTTACGAGCTTGCCATCACCCGCCTGCCCGGCGTAGGGGCGCAGCTGACGCGGCAGCTGGTGAGCTACTGCGGATCGCCCAAAGCTGTTTTTGAGGCTCCCCCGGTTAGGTTGCAGAAGATTCCGGGCGTTGGCCCGAAACTCATCCAAAGTATAAAGGAGAACGCCAGAGGCACCTTGCTGCAGGCGGAGGAATGGGTAAAACGGGCCGAGGCAGAGGAGGTGCAACTGCTGTTCTATACTTCGCCCAGGTTCCCGGACCGGCTCAAGCAGATCCCGGACGCGCCCACACTTTTATACTTCCGGGGCAATGCCAACCTCAACCAGCACCGCATCATCAGCATGGTAGGCACCAGGCAGATAACCAGTTATGGCCAAGCGGTAACCGAGCGGATTGTGGAAGAACTGAAGCCTTTTAACGTCATGATCGTGAGCGGACTGGCCTATGGGGTGGATGTGGTGGCGCACCGGGCCGCGCTGCAGGCCGGTCTGCCCACTGTTGGGGTGATGGCCAGCGGGCCCGAAACCGTTTACCCGGCCGTGCACCGCAAGTATGCCGAGCGCATGCTCTCGCAGGGAGGCTTGCTTACTGAGAACCCTTTTGGCACCAAGCCTGACGCTCCGCGCTTTCCGGCCCGTAACCGTATCATTGCCGGTATGAGCGACTGCACCATCGTGGTGGAGGCCGCCATGAGAAGCGGCACGCTCATCACCGCTGACATTGCCCACAGCTACGACAAGGAAGTCATGGCGGTGCCCGGTAACATCACCTCCCCTGTCTCAGAAGGCACCAACCACCTGATAAAGTCCCTGAAAGCCGTGGCCTATACCTCGGTGCAGGACCTGGTGGAACTATTGAACTGGGACCTGGAAGACGAAGCTGCACAAAAAAAGAAAGTCTCCGCTCCTGCTTTTGACCCCGCTGAATTTAATACCGATGAGTTGAAAGTGCTGCAGGTACTGCAGCAAACCCGTGAGGAGCACATGGATAACCTGAGCTGGAAAGCGCAGGTGCCGGTTAGTCTTTTAGCCTCGGTCCTTTTAGGACTGGAGTTTAAAGGAATGGTGAAAGCGTTGCCGGGCAAGCGGTTTATGCTGCTCTGA